TCGTCGACGGCGCCTTCGGCACCAACGGGCTCAACGCTATCGCCGGGCTGTCCACCTCCGGCACCTCGGTACTGCAGCTGCCGATCGCCAAACAGGGGCTGTACAAGTCGGTCGCCGCCTACAGCGGCTGCGCGCAGATCAGCGACCCCACCGGCTACACCTTCGTCAACCTCGCGGTCAACGTGTGGGGTGGCGGCAACACCGTGAACATGTACGGGCCGCAGAACGATCCGATGTGGGCGGCCAACGACCCGTATGTGCACGCCGACCAGCTGCGGGGGCTGCACCTGTTCATCTCCAGCGGATCCGGGCTGCCCGGCCAATGGGACACCCTCAACGGGCCGTACACGCTGCCCGGGGTCGGTGGCCTGGTCAATCAGGTGGTGATCGGCGGCGTGATCGAGGCGGCGGTGAACTACTGCAGTCACAACCTGCAGACCAAACTCGACGACCTGGGCATCCCCGCGACCTACGATTTCCCGCCGACCGGAACGCATTCCTGGGGCTACTGGCACGACGCGCTGATCAAGTCGTGGCCGGTACTCGCCGCCGGACTCGAGTTGCCGGCCTGAACCAGGACCCGATCCGGCGCCTCGGCGTTACAGCGCCGGATCGGCTCCCGGCAGCATCACCGGCTCGTCACAACTGGCGGGCGGATCGACCTGCGAGCACGACACCGGAGTCCGGGTCGGCCGGTAATCGGCCGGCACCCCGCCCGCGCGGCTGAGCGCAGCGAACACCTCCACGGCGTCGGTCGGCCGGCGAACCAGGTCGGGATCGGAGCCCACATCGACGGTGTAGAGGCCGAAACGCGGTGTGTAACTGCCCCATTCGTAGTTGTCGGTGAGGCTCCAGTAGTTGTAGCCGCGCACATCGATACCGTCGGCCTTGGCGCGTTGAATCCAGTACACCGTGTCGCGCAGATGATCGGCCCGGGTGTAGCCGTCGGGGCGGGGTGCGCCGTTCTCGGTCGGCATCCCGTTCTCCACGACGTACAGCGGCTTGTCGGGGAACTGACGCGCGTAGTGGCGCAGCGCGTAGTAGATGCCCTCGGTCTGCAGCGGCAGCTCCCACATGGCCGGTGCGCCCGCCGAGGTCGGTGAGTCACCGGTACTCGGGGTGGGGCCGAAGTAGTAGTCGACGCCGACGAAATCGAGTTTGTCGCGCACCTTGTCGATATAGGGCTGATTCACCTCGGTCTCGGATCCGGGCACGAACCCGATATTGCTGGTGACCATCGCATCCGGGTGAGCGGCGTGGATGACGTCGTAGATCTCGTTGTGAACACTGGCCAGCCGGTCCATCGCCGCGGGCCACTCCTCGCGCGCCAAGGCGCCGATGCGAACCTCGGTGCCCAGATAGGCGGCCGGTTCGTTGATCGTCACCCAGATCGGGTCGAGGGATCCGTAGCGTTCCACCACTTTCCGCGCGTTCGCCAGCCAATCGTCGACCATGCCCTGGTTACGCCAGCCGCCGCGATCGGCGGCCCAGCCCGGATACACCCAGTGATCCAGCGTCAGCATCGGAGTCATGCCCGCGGCGCGGACGGCCTCGACGATGCGGTCGTAGCCGGCGAAGGCCTGCTCGTCCCACCCGTCCGGACTCGGCTGTACCCGCGCCCATTCCACGCTCATCCGGAAACTCGTGGCACCCAGCCGCGCGGCGCGGTCGACATCGTCGGCGTAGCTGTCGAGAAACCGCACCGAATCCCGGTACGGTTCGACCGCGCCGGAGGCGACGTAGCGCGTCCAATTGCTCTCGGGTGCGTGGCCTTCGGTCTGGAAGCCGGACGTGGCCACCCCCCACACGAAATCCGGGCCCAGGGGAGCGAGGGCCGACGCCGCCCGGCGTGCGGGGTCGGCGCCCGCCGGGACCGGTAGCAGCAGCGCGGCTGCCGCCGCCAATCCGGTGGCCAGCACCTGGCGGCGATTCGGCTCTCGCATCCAGCAATCGTAGCTATGAGATTGCTGAAATCCGGGTGTGAACAGGGCGTGTCGAGCGAGACGGGCCCGCCCTGTCCGATTCGCCGGTCCGGGTCCTTCGTGGGGTCGCCGTAGCATTCGCCGACAATCCGGCGGTGATGGCGGATCTCGCGGGTGGGGCAGTGTCCAGTGGCGGGAATCAGGCGTGCCGGGGACGACCTTCCGGTGACTGTCTCGTGGCTGGCCTCGATGAACTGTTCTCGTCCTCGCCCTACGCCTATCGCGACCGGATACGGCGCATCATGGCCACCGCGATCCACGAAATTCTGCTGGGTGCTGGATTCGATGCTCGCCTGATTGCCGACGACTATGTTCCCAACACGAATGTGGAGGTGTTCGACCGGACCGCGGCCAGCGAACATTCGCACTGAACGCGTTCGACTTCGCGACAGCGAGCCGCGCTGCTGATCCGATCGCAACGGATGTGCGATACGACAGGGCCACCGCATCGCAGTGGTTTCGATCGCCGTTGAGCGTGCCCCGACTCGCCAAGATGGCTGCTGGGCCCGAAAACAACCGTTACCCAATGATATTGCGATGACGAGACCCGATACCTGCTGTGTCGCATCGATGCCGGGCTATCCGGCGTTGCCGGGTGGACTCGGTTCGGGTCGTAGCCTCCGCGTGCAGGGATGCCGTATTCGGTTGCCGGAGTGAGCGAACGAGTCATCGGCTGCGGGACGGATGCCGGTTCGCCACCGGTCGCATCCGAGCCGGGGAGGCGACGAGGAGAGGGGGCAGGCGATGGGGTTGTCCGCTGTTGTCCCAGCAGGGTGATCATCGATCCCGCGGAGTGTGTCTTCGCGGCGTCGGAGATCGGTTTCTGTGCATCGCCAGCAAATCCGACGGGGTGTGGTGGAGGGCCGATTCTCGCGGGTGTGATTGCCGTGGCACCCGGTCCGCCGCTAATCTGTTGTTTGCCAGAAAGATGCTGTATGGCGGTAATCGGTTCGTAGCGCACGAGATTCGCGGCTCACCGGCGACTCGGGTTCCGGGCACGCGTGTCCGGACCACCCGCGTGAACACTTTCTCTTCGCTCGATGCTGCTCGCCGCGTGACGCGGTCGGCCTTCAGGAAGGACTGAGATGAGCTTCGTGGCCCTCGGATTCCTACGCAAAGACGTCTCGCGGCAACGCCAGAGGTGGGACGAAACTCAGGTCAGGCATGTCGCACGGCGTTTGGGGTACGAGCTGAGCAAGACCATCACGTTCAGCCACCTCACCCGGGATCCGGTCCGGCAACTGCTCGACACCGTTGTCCGATTCGATGCCGACGCGGTCGTTGTCCCCAGCGTCGAACACTTCGCCGACCACATCATCCCCGCCGAACTCGTCGCGATCACCGATGTGATCACCGTGGCCCCGGAACACATCTACGCGCACTGGCAGGAGTGGGAGATGTCGCCGGCCGAACGGCTGTGAACCGCTGGCACACATGAGGATCCGGATGCGACGACGACGGGTTACTTGCGTGCCACGCCCGCGTAGGCGGACACCTGCGCGTCCATCTTCTTCGGAGGCGCCACACCGTCCGGGCGCCAGCAGTGGGGCACCTGCACACCGGGGTCGACCAGTTCCAATCCCTCGAAGAACCGCAGGAACTCCTCACGGCTGCGGACCTGGCACGGCAGCCCGCTGCCGCGGTAGATGTCGACCACGGAAGCGATGACCGCCGGGTCGAAGTCCGGCGTGACATGGGTCATCACGAGATAGGATCCGGGAGCGAGGCTGTCCATCAGCGTGGTGACGATGCCGTAGGGATCCTGCTCGTCGGGCACGAAATGCATCAACGCGTTGAGGCTGAGAGCGACCGGGCGGGTCAGGTCCAGCGTGTCGCGCAATCCCGGGGCGTCGAGGATCTTTTCGGGTGTCGTGACATCGGCGGAGACGTAGTTGGTGCGCCCCTGCGGTGAACTCACCATCAACGCCCTGGCGTGAACGAGCACGATCGGATCGTTGTCGACATACACCACTCGCGAGTCCGGCGCGACCTGCTGGGCGACCTGATGCAGGTTCGGCTCGGTCGGGATACCGGTGCCGATATCGAGGAATTGACGCACCCCCGCCTCGGCGAGGAACCGGGTCACCCGATGTATGAAAGCCCTGTTCTGCTGTGCGGCCGTGCGCACCCCCGGCCAGATCGTCACCACCTGTTCGGCCGCCTGCGCGTCCGCGCTGTAGTGGTCCTGGCCGCCGAGATAGTAGTCGTACATGCGGGCGGTGTGAGGCTGGTGCTGCCGCAGGTCGACAGGGGAGCCGGGTTCCACGGTGGGAGTTCCTTTCACAAAGCAACGTCACGCGAGCAGGACTGATCCGCGCTTGTCGCGCGAGTCTACTCGTCACGCCAGACCCCAGCTCCTGGCCGGCCCGGCCCGCTGGCACCGAGATCGTGAGCCCTGGAACCACTTTCGGCCGCCGCGCCGGGACTGCCCATTTCGAGGCACCGCGCGGCGGCCGAGAGATCAGGAACCCTCGGTCAGGGTGAACACCTCCATCGATCCCAGATGTCGCGCGGTGTAGTGCGCGCAGACCCAGGCGTAG
The genomic region above belongs to Nocardia spumae and contains:
- a CDS encoding alpha/beta hydrolase, giving the protein MTAAAVAVVSATMAAGPAGAAADPVVESGAPLAHPVAPDGSKIVDFSVVDSRNITMKVYSAAMDTPITVEVQRPADTSTPRPVLYLLNGAGGGEDTASWDAQAPDALKFLADKDVNVVQPIGGAWSYYADWRAPDPHLGVNKWQTFFTEELPPIVDGAFGTNGLNAIAGLSTSGTSVLQLPIAKQGLYKSVAAYSGCAQISDPTGYTFVNLAVNVWGGGNTVNMYGPQNDPMWAANDPYVHADQLRGLHLFISSGSGLPGQWDTLNGPYTLPGVGGLVNQVVIGGVIEAAVNYCSHNLQTKLDDLGIPATYDFPPTGTHSWGYWHDALIKSWPVLAAGLELPA
- a CDS encoding family 1 glycosylhydrolase; amino-acid sequence: MREPNRRQVLATGLAAAAALLLPVPAGADPARRAASALAPLGPDFVWGVATSGFQTEGHAPESNWTRYVASGAVEPYRDSVRFLDSYADDVDRAARLGATSFRMSVEWARVQPSPDGWDEQAFAGYDRIVEAVRAAGMTPMLTLDHWVYPGWAADRGGWRNQGMVDDWLANARKVVERYGSLDPIWVTINEPAAYLGTEVRIGALAREEWPAAMDRLASVHNEIYDVIHAAHPDAMVTSNIGFVPGSETEVNQPYIDKVRDKLDFVGVDYYFGPTPSTGDSPTSAGAPAMWELPLQTEGIYYALRHYARQFPDKPLYVVENGMPTENGAPRPDGYTRADHLRDTVYWIQRAKADGIDVRGYNYWSLTDNYEWGSYTPRFGLYTVDVGSDPDLVRRPTDAVEVFAALSRAGGVPADYRPTRTPVSCSQVDPPASCDEPVMLPGADPAL
- a CDS encoding SAM-dependent methyltransferase → MEPGSPVDLRQHQPHTARMYDYYLGGQDHYSADAQAAEQVVTIWPGVRTAAQQNRAFIHRVTRFLAEAGVRQFLDIGTGIPTEPNLHQVAQQVAPDSRVVYVDNDPIVLVHARALMVSSPQGRTNYVSADVTTPEKILDAPGLRDTLDLTRPVALSLNALMHFVPDEQDPYGIVTTLMDSLAPGSYLVMTHVTPDFDPAVIASVVDIYRGSGLPCQVRSREEFLRFFEGLELVDPGVQVPHCWRPDGVAPPKKMDAQVSAYAGVARK